In Candidatus Chlorohelix allophototropha, one DNA window encodes the following:
- a CDS encoding IS4 family transposase, whose product MPSLQYQGSKPDPALEPLLTDIETFLQTALCSFAPEPQRSERRGRPAIIPHLCLWSGLLVCVLRGFSQQLSLWRMLYLGKLWHYPRFPISDEAVYKRLERADIKPLQALFQHISQLLQQRLEVWSTCALAPFAAEVLALNETTLDQVARYLPSLRQVPQGDERLLPGKLSALFDLRRQQWRTIEYQEKPHQNKKVAARQMVSNLPKYSLVLADLGYFGFEWFDWLTEQSYWWVSRLREKTSYTLLHSFFEEGDTKDQLIWLGAYRADQAAHAVRLVQFRVGKHLHRYITNVTEPQQLPIIEIARLYARRWDIELAFKTLKVHLKLHLLWSAKNQVILQQVWATLIIAQILQAFQMEIAGRAGVDPFEVSLALMIEYLPQFAYDGNDPLESFIKYGREVRFIRPSTRTKILAPTPDWDLYKPLPPDLCFIRKPRYAHKP is encoded by the coding sequence TTGCCTAGCCTGCAATATCAAGGTTCAAAGCCCGACCCCGCGCTCGAACCACTCCTTACTGACATCGAGACTTTCCTCCAAACCGCACTCTGCTCATTTGCCCCTGAACCTCAGCGTAGCGAAAGAAGAGGACGTCCCGCCATCATACCCCATCTGTGCTTATGGTCTGGTTTGTTGGTGTGTGTCTTGCGGGGCTTTTCCCAACAATTATCTCTGTGGCGGATGTTGTATCTGGGTAAACTCTGGCATTATCCACGCTTTCCTATCAGCGATGAAGCGGTGTACAAACGGCTAGAACGTGCCGATATTAAACCCTTGCAAGCCTTGTTTCAACATATTTCCCAGTTGTTGCAGCAACGTCTTGAAGTCTGGTCAACTTGTGCGCTGGCACCTTTCGCCGCCGAAGTGCTGGCTTTGAATGAAACCACCCTCGACCAAGTAGCGCGCTATTTGCCCTCCCTGCGTCAAGTGCCCCAAGGAGATGAGCGCTTGCTGCCCGGCAAACTCAGCGCCCTGTTTGACCTCCGTCGGCAGCAATGGCGCACTATTGAGTACCAAGAAAAGCCTCACCAAAACAAAAAGGTGGCAGCCCGTCAAATGGTTTCAAACTTGCCCAAATACAGTTTGGTGCTGGCTGACTTGGGCTATTTTGGCTTTGAATGGTTCGATTGGCTGACCGAACAGTCCTATTGGTGGGTAAGTCGCTTGCGTGAGAAAACCAGTTATACCCTGCTGCATTCCTTCTTCGAAGAAGGCGATACTAAAGATCAGCTAATCTGGTTAGGGGCTTACAGAGCCGATCAAGCGGCGCACGCGGTACGCTTAGTTCAATTCCGAGTGGGAAAGCACTTACACCGCTATATTACCAATGTAACCGAACCGCAGCAGTTGCCGATAATCGAAATAGCCCGGCTCTATGCCAGACGCTGGGACATCGAACTCGCCTTCAAAACTCTCAAAGTGCATTTGAAACTGCACCTGTTATGGAGCGCTAAAAACCAGGTAATCTTGCAACAGGTCTGGGCGACTTTGATCATAGCGCAAATTCTGCAAGCTTTTCAAATGGAAATAGCGGGACGGGCTGGGGTAGATCCATTTGAGGTCTCGTTAGCCTTAATGATCGAATATTTACCTCAATTTGCCTATGACGGCAATGACCCCTTAGAAAGCTTCATAAAGTATGGACGGGAGGTGCGGTTTATTCGCCCCTCCACTCGCACTAAAATCCTTGCACCTACGCCTGATTGGGACTTGTACAAGCCCTTACCACCTGATTTATGTTTCATTAGAAAGCCCCGTTATGCTCATAAACCTTAG